The following are encoded together in the Tetrapisispora phaffii CBS 4417 chromosome 5, complete genome genome:
- the TPHA0E00750 gene encoding uncharacterized protein (similar to Saccharomyces cerevisiae SWI4 (YER111C); ancestral locus Anc_7.409) has translation MVYNQIVMFANNSNDDGVKSNELVAKKEYLAAENDGSGSNIQTQQPYSANTLNITGGVNLTSNTPIIEIATYSEIDVYECYVRGFESRIVMRRKNNDWVNITQVLKLASFSKTKRTKIIEKESMNMEHEKVQGGYGRFQGTWIPLSSTKELIEKYNIDDPVISALVNFVLDPDNPPPRRSKNSILKKTSPGMKINSPSSYNKTPKKNNVISGSSTSTSTNGNKKNRKKFGSGSGQLLRINPSPLSNVFQTPQLPNGTSHSNGNMSANTIIDTTVESVSTLSNTEVPNVEGQKETNNTSRNPSFAANGYSATQKPLQFFPVPTISGYNSVNNNNNLNSNSNVNVVRKPINSNKDQLKFEKNGTKNPKESSFLTFIPDSRNKTFTSSEHMSVNPVHYNNSHMNNKDSKDNTKNTKRRKKKMDDDENNDFNDENSMIRNGNATVQDKTQQNFKVIKQQMIGSNFHNLSLPNSSRSIQSNSAVSSSSTHVPSESTPYSQFKITANDIPVVSEQEYKEIILQTLSSEDIIDASSLPLVLYHPPASLDINFEVDNQGHTALHWATAMSNVPLIKLLISMNIDIFKSNKRGFNCITKMIFYNNCYKAGTFAEIISILKMCLITSDDNNRIPLHYLVELSVNKSKDPQVINYYIETIFKILANENYSLLRLCLYHQDNMGNTLLHLAALNLNIDLYNKLIELGASKDIPNFDSKTPAAILSKFNLLPNEDIENIEYMQGIELQEGFQSPQSNKPKYEHLNNEHKKHTNLDINVINSPYRVKLHNNNEHNLLGHEISNNDTFTMEDISELDNLVTSSVVKDTDELHHNLLKNSPMLYKSKSNSELGRNVLQQPITLNEPKARNPSNSVFDNDMTTEESISNIHDIEDDLSIGSNSVKQTYKLAILTSNLNKSIKSDVRNMQEEISKNKRKVDVINYQLEGVDNQRKTLIDQMSKNFKINKIDELHDKLKSLHEEKDALKKQFLEKFERTQHKIYLQNVKDIESSELKNTYNGQSIEMLAKEDIKKLIEEVKNSKEQKRTTIKNIADAVATMTSSDKIEKYRKLIGLTIENVDAKLDEIEYELSMNM, from the coding sequence ATGGTATATAACCAAATTGTCATGTTTGCCAACAATTCAAATGATGACGGTGTTAAATCAAATGAACTAGTGGCGAAGAAGGAATATCTTGCTGCTGAAAATGATGGAAGTGGTTCCAACATCCAGACACAGCAACCTTATAGTGCTAATACTCTTAATATCACAGGGGGGGTTAATTTAACTTCTAATACACCAATTATAGAGATCGCTACTTATTCCGAAATTGATGTATACGAATGTTATGTGCGTGGATTTGAATCCAGAATTGTAATGAGACGTAAGAATAATGATTGGGTTAATATAACTCAAGTGTTGAAGTTAGCATCTTTCTCGAAGACAAAAAGGACTAAGATCATTGAGAAAGAATCGATGAATATGGAACATGAAAAAGTTCAAGGTGGGTATGGAAGATTTCAAGGTACGTGGATACCATTAAGTTCAacaaaagaattaattgagaagtataatattgatgatcCGGTAATATCAGCTTTGGTCAATTTTGTGTTGGATCCGGATAATCCTCCACCAAGAAGAAGTAAAAACAgtattttgaagaaaactTCACCAGGTATGAAGATTAATTCACCATCAAGCTATAATAAAACAccaaaaaagaataatgtTATTTCAGGTTCATCTACATCAACTTCGACTAAtggtaataaaaaaaatagaaagaAATTTGGTAGTGGTTCCGGTCAATTATTACGAATTAATCCAAGTCCTTTAAGTAATGTTTTTCAAACACCTCAGTTACCTAACGGCACCTCTCATTCTAATGGGAATATGAGTGCTAATACTATAATTGATACCACAGTTGAATCAGTATCTACATTAAGTAATACAGAAGTGCCAAATGTAGAAGGACAAAAAGAGACTAATAATACTAGTAGGAATCCTTCTTTTGCAGCAAACGGTTATTCAGCAACACAGAAGCCTTTGCAATTCTTTCCGGTCCCAACTATTTCAGGGTATAACAGTgtaaataacaataacaatctAAATTCTAATTCCAATGTGAACGTTGTAAGGAAACCAATTAATTCTAACAAAGATCAActaaaatttgaaaaaaatggtaCTAAAAATCCAAAAGAATCGTCATTCTTAACTTTTATTCCAGATTCACGTAACAAAACATTTACTTCCTCTGAACATATGTCTGTAAACCCCGTGCATTATAATAACTCTCATATGAACAATAAAGACTCTAAGGATAATACGAAGAATACgaagagaagaaagaaaaaaatggaCGATGAcgaaaataatgattttaatgatgaaaatagCATGATCAGAAATGGCAATGCTACAGTCCAAGATAAAACCCAACAAAATTTTAAGGTAATTAAACAGCAAATGATAGGATCTAATTTTCATAATTTGTCATTGCCTAATAGTAGCAGAAGCATACAATCAAACTCAGCTGTTTCTTCATCCTCGACACATGTTCCTTCGGAATCAACTCCATATTCtcaatttaaaataacaGCCAATGATATTCCTGTTGTATCAGAACAAGAATACAAAGAAATTATACTTCAAACATTATCATCTGAAGATATAATTGATGCGAGCTCGTTGCCATTAGTACTTTATCACCCTCCTGCATCTCTAGACATTAATTTTGAGGTTGACAATCAAGGCCACACTGCATTACATTGGGCTACGGCCATGTCCAATGTTcctttaattaaattactGATCTCTATGAATATCgacattttcaaaagtaaTAAAAGAGGTTTTAACTGTATTacaaaaatgatattcTATAATAATTGTTATAAAGCTGGTACTTTTGCCGAAattatatctatattaaaaatgtgTTTGATTACAtctgatgataataatagaattCCACTACATTACCTAGTGGAATTGTCAGTAAACAAATCAAAAGATCCTCAGGTTATTAACTACTATATCGAAACaattttcaagattttAGCAAATGAGAATTACTCTCTGTTAAGATTATGTTTATATCATCAAGATAACATGGGAAATACTTTGTTGCATTTAGCCGCTTTGAACTtgaatattgatttatacAATAAACTAATTGAACTTGGTGCTTCAAAGGATATACCAAATTTTGATTCTAAAACGCCAGCCGCTATTTTATCCAAATTTAACTTATTACCTAATGAAGACATTGAAAACATAGAATATATGCAAGGTATTGAATTACAAGAAGGTTTCCAAAGCCCACAATCTAATAAACCAAAATATGAACACTTGAATAATGAACATAAGAAGCACACTAATTTGGATATCAATGTTATCAACAGCCCCTACAGAGTAAAACTACATAACAATAATGAGCATAACCTTCTTGGTCATGAAATCTCTAATAATGATACTTTTACGATGGAAGACATTTCAGAATTGGATAATTTAGTTACCTCATCGGTGGTAAAAGATACAGATGAATTGCATcataatttattgaaaaattctcCAATGCTTTATAAATCCAAATCAAATTCTGAGTTGGGAAGGAATGTTCTCCAACAACCTATTACATTGAATGAACCAAAAGCTCGTAATCCTTCGAATTCAGtttttgataatgatatGACAACAGAAGAAAGTATCTCAAACATCCACGACATAGAAGATGATTTAAGTATTGGATCTAACTCGGTAAAACAAACGTATAAATTAGCTATTCTCACAtctaatttaaataaatcgATTAAAAGCGATGTGAGAAATATGCAAGAAGAAATCtcaaaaaacaaaagaaaagtaGACGTCATTAATTACCAACTAGAGGGCGTTGATAACCAGAGGAAAACATTGATTGATCAGATGagtaaaaattttaaaattaacaaaatcGATGAGTTGCATGATAAATTGAAGAGTCTTCATGAGGAAAAGGATGCattaaagaaacaattccttgaaaaatttgaaagaacACAACAtaagatatatttacaaaatgtaaaagatattgaatctagtgaattgaaaaatactTACAATGGTCAGTCAATTGAAATGCTAGCCAAAGAGGATATCAAAAAGTTAATTGAAGAGGTTAAAAACTCAAAAGAACAGAAAAGAACGACCATCAAAAACATTGCTGATGCTGTGGCAACAATGACTTCTTCAGATAAGATCGAGAAGTACAGAAAACTAATTGGGCttacaattgaaaatgttgaTGCAAAACTAGATGAAATCGAATATGAGCTCAGCATGAACATGTGA
- the TPHA0E00730 gene encoding uncharacterized protein (similar to Saccharomyces cerevisiae BOI1 (YBL085W) and BOI2 (YER114C); ancestral locus Anc_7.413), which translates to MNSNSIPNLAHYYDVDSNLESPTSIVNGSSKTFPLYIAINQYEKRMEDELNMQLGDKIQVITDDSEYNDGWYYGKNLRTQEEGLYPVVFTQTFVPDRVQLTQEKSARRISTIMTNLPVNSTSELPTPQKAETATLINGSNKMKDRSLSLKKTMSDIDKALEELQSGNSGPAPNVTRKISDISTNMEELTIEKSWTPDLQDRNIGDYSHDLDNNQSRSASNNTIIVNKLSDVNNKVNTSGNVDRIPERPELNPKNVLNWTPEDVTDHFTLSGFDPEVSSKFKIQKISGKILLELELSHLKEIDIDSFGTRFEVFKEIEALKKIVQNTPNSNEFHNDSSINVNNRSSTLMPAAHLNEQETVSNQKNIANMINNENLSPLRDSKYLAPHSQTLNENTNPTNLSLKTDHQNRKSTKSNTPSLILTPDTNKVETNNVIMDENMFTSPRKAPKPPTYPSPVQPLSASASKRMSLSPMLNSPSTHYRSTSIEKSSSVVATPKPSSKSNKFKFPQSSGTIPNSNNQLTNNTSSASRKSNIYSNHRKSISGGSFVDLYHRVSSISSPYNESRKGSDNASTKNNEHQRQPSNISNSHSKNASQSNIDVRSHRRNSSLLSFFSGKNEDRPSSPLKSSNPKTSGKSTHSRTSSYVKSPFTSENADENIRATPKDLFASPSIAVSSDITMQSPIQDSKRRVNSTFDNRSPTFDDSARTLIEEDEKKRSISEMAKGKAMHKMAGKPNSKRNTTAFVEGIRTIKANDAIKDADCSGWMKKKGSGTMGVWKTRFFTLHGTRLSYFSSTTDTREKGLIDITGHRVVPAKDDDKIVSLYAASTGKGRYCFKLLPPQPGAKKGLTFTQPRVHYFAVDTKDEMRSWMSALIKSTIDINTETSVVSSYSSSTISLAKAKEMLSQARQENIQRQQGTLLNEEDEDQMLWEQELSGKPKNKEKIRRNRYTMDFSVSRSKMEQIHLIHLHHLSMLSVTNQQP; encoded by the coding sequence ATGAATTCTAACAGTATACCAAATTTAGCTCACTATTACGATGTTGATAGCAACCTAGAATCACCAACATCAATTGTGAATGGTTCTTCAAAAACGTTCCCGTTATACATTGCAATTAATCAGTATGAAAAAAGAATGGaagatgaattgaatatgCAATTGGGTGATAAAATACAGGTCATTACGGATGATAGTGAATATAATGATGGCTGGTACTATGGTAAAAATTTACGAACACAAGAGGAAGGTCTATATCCGGTAGTCTTTACTCAAACATTTGTTCCAGATAGGGTTCAGTTAACACAGGAAAAGTCTGCAAGACGTATTTCCACGATTATGACTAATCTACCTGTAAATTCAACTTCCGAACTACCAACTCCACAAAAGGCTGAAACTGCAACGTTAATAAATGGctcaaataaaatgaaagatagatcattatctttaaaaaaaacGATGAGTGATATTGATAAGGCATTAGAGGAATTGCAATCTGGAAATTCTGGACCTGCTCCAAATGTGACGAGAAAAATATCTGATATCTCAACTAATATGGAGGAATTAACTATTGAAAAGTCTTGGACTCCCGATTTACAAGATAGGAATATTGGAGATTATAGTCACGATTTAGATAACAATCAATCTAGGTCGGCTTCTAATAACACAATAATAGTGAATAAGCTAAGTgatgttaataataaagttaataCTTCAGGAAATGTTGATAGAATACCAGAAAGACCTGAGTTAAATCCTAAAAATGTTTTGAATTGGACCCCAGAAGATGTTACCGATCATTTTACATTATCTGGATTTGATCCTGAGGTTTCATcgaaatttaaaatacaaaaaatatcagGTAAAATTCTCTTGGAACTAGAATTATCTCActtaaaagaaatagaCATTGATTCGTTTGGAACCAGATTTGAagtttttaaagaaatagaggcattgaaaaaaatagttCAAAATACACCAAACTCAAATGAATTCCATAATGACAGCAGCATAAATGTAAACAACAGGTCTAGTACCTTAATGCCAGCTGCTCATTTAAATGAACAAGAAACTGTATCAAATCAAAAGAATATAGCAAATATGATTAATAACGAAAATTTGTCTCCGCTACGtgattctaaatatttagcTCCTCATTCTCAAACcttaaatgaaaatacaAATCCAACAAATCTTTCTTTGAAGACAGATCATCAAAATAGAAAATCCACGAAATCTAATACACCTTCATTGATATTAACTCCAGATACAAATAAAGTCGAGACCAATAATGTCATTATGGATGAAAATATGTTTACTTCTCCTAGAAAAGCGCCAAAGCCACCTACCTATCCAAGTCCCGTACAGCCATTATCTGCATCTGCTTCTAAAAGAATGAGTTTAAGTCCAATGTTAAACTCACCTTCTACCCATTATAGAAGTACGTCAATAGAAAAATCTTCCTCAGTGGTCGCCACACCAAAACcatcttcaaaatctaataaatttaaattccCACAATCTTCTGGCACAATTCCAAACAGCAATAATCAATTGACTAATAATACTTCTTCTGCATCCAGAAAATcgaatatatattcaaatcatAGAAAAAGCATTTCTGGAGGTTCTTTTGTTGATTTATATCATCGTGTGTCGTCAATTTCATCACCATATAATGAATCCAGAAAAGGATCAGACAATGCCTCTACAAAAAACAATGAACACCAACGCCAACCAAGTAATATTAGTAATAGTCATTCGAAAAATGCATCacaatcaaatattgacGTTAGATCTCACAGACGCAATTCTTCTCTTCTATCATTCTTTTCTGgtaaaaatgaagataGGCCAAGTTCCCCTCTGAAGTCATCTAACCCAAAGACGAGTGGAAAGTCGACTCACAGCAGAACTAGTTCATACGTAAAAAGTCCTTTTACATCTGAAAATGCAGATGAAAATATACGTGCTACTCCAAAAGATTTATTTGCAAGTCCAAGTATAGCAGTAAGTAGTGATATTACTATGCAATCACCAATTCAAGATAGTAAAAGAAGAGTTAATAGCACTTTTGACAATAGATCACCCACTTTTGATGATAGTGCAAGGACTTTGATTGAGGAAGACGAAAAAAAGAGATCAATTAGCGAAATGGCAAAAGGTAAAGCCATGCATAAAATGGCAGGTAAACCTAATTCCAAGAGAAATACCACTGCCTTTGTAGAGGGTATAAGAACAATCAAAGCTAATGATGCGATTAAAGATGCAGATTGTTCTGGTTGGATGAAGAAAAAGGGTAGTGGTACAATGGGAGTATGGAAAACAAGATTTTTTACATTGCATGGTACTAGACTTTCTTACTTTTCTAGCACTACAGATACTCGTGAAAAGGGTTTGATCGATATAACGGGCCATAGAGTTGTTCCAGcaaaagatgatgataagATTGTATCATTATACGCCGCTAGTACTGGTAAGGGGAGATATTGTTTTAAGTTACTTCCTCCTCAACCTGGTGCAAAAAAAGGTTTAACCTTTACTCAACCTCGTGTTCATTACTTTGCTGTTGATACTAAGGATGAAATGAGATCATGGATGTCTGCTCTAATAAAATCGACCATTGATATCAATACGGAAACATCCGTCGTCAGTTCATACTCTTCATCTACTATTTCTTTAGCTAAAGCAAAAGAAATGTTATCTCAAGCCCGTCaagaaaatatacaaaGGCAACAAGgaactttattaaatgaagaagatgaagacCAAATGTTATGGGAACAAGAATTATCAGGAAAACCAAAGAATAAAGAGAAGATTCGTCGTAATAGATACACTATGGatttttcagtttcaaGATCAAAAATGGAACAAATACATTTGATTCaccttcatcatctttCAATGTTATCAGTGACAAACCAACAACcttaa
- the CDC27 gene encoding anaphase promoting complex subunit CDC27 (similar to Saccharomyces cerevisiae CDC27 (YBL084C); ancestral locus Anc_7.412) codes for MLFGTGPSLHKYNNLLNGNNDDIINENTLNNIINLNEYIQQSILQLNYDSAEFLSELLFAECKKLNDRTIYKIEAIYLYSLSLYLNENIHTAFDISKNYKHLNIGIAYVYALCSNKLNNKNINDSIRILLDFKEKINSNNSTTTTLPASNLIHFPNTATIDCLLGKLFKKNDNLKESAVYFTEALNKNPYLWEAYVELSNSRATLDLQKLYSVLIKHSQANQQQQQYNSSNILHHTHHPNRNRFNSVVKPYSTPFKSNRNNNYIINSSLKINDHPKQSLLGSNKKTITSGSILNKTNVMASTTSSNSNNNNSNNNTTSERQSSHFKVLNKNKFFSSSPSKKVLNDTSTLKTPKGKTTSTQHSNISNSNSKNNAGILNKDQASTTNSFASSDSPNSSLLLSSTKNNRSGQNSQQQQPLSISLVEIMYSFAKIMKTSSLYDSYKAIRLLNNDIPQHIRENMPWCQAQLGKLHYELVNYEVSLQYFLNLKTLQPSRVKDLEIYSTLLWHLNDKSKLSILSSELITSNPRIPETWCCLGNFLSLQKNHHEAIKAFEKATQVDPKFAYAYTLQGHEYTSSDSFDVAKRCYRKAIACDPGHYNAYYGLGMVSMKLGQYEEALLFFEKARSINPINVVLVCCGGVALEKLSYQEKALQYYELACELQPSSSLATFKRAHLLYSMGRYTLALKFFEELKHVAPDEATVHFLLGQIYSILGRKKDAIKEYTIALNLDPKGRQLIMEALEKCHTLD; via the coding sequence ATGTTATTTGGAACTGGCCCAAGTttacataaatataacaatcTACTCAATGGTAATAATGACGATATAATTAACGAGAACactttgaataatataataaatttaaacgAATACATACAGCAGTCCattttacaattgaattatgACAGTGCAGAATTTCTATCAGAGTTATTATTTGCAGAAtgtaaaaaattaaatgacaGAACTATCTATAAAATTGAAGcaatttatctttattctttatcactttatttgaatgaaaatatacatactgcatttgatatttctaaaaactataaacatttaaatattggtATTGCATATGTTTATGCTTTGTGTTcgaataaattaaataataaaaatatcaatgatTCAATTAGAATATTGTTagattttaaagaaaaaataaattcaaataactcaacaacaacaacttTACCAGCATCCAATTTGATACATTTCCCAAATACTGCAACAATAGATTGTCTATTAggaaaattatttaaaaaaaatgataatctAAAAGAAAGTGCAGTTTATTTTACAGAAGCGTTAAATAAGAACCCGTATTTATGGGAAGCTTATGtagaattatcaaattcaagGGCAACCCTtgatttacaaaaattatacTCAGTTTTAATTAAACATTCTCAAGCaaatcaacaacaacaacagtataattcatcaaatatattgCATCATACGCATCATCCAAATAGAAATAGATTTAATTCAGTGGTGAAACCATATTCAACACCATTCAAATCTAATAGGAATAACaactatataataaattcttcattaaAGATAAATGATCATCCAAAACAAAGTTTGTTGggttcaaataaaaaaactatAACATCAGGATCAATACTAAATAAAACTAATGTAATGGCATCCACAACTTCCAGTAATAGcaataacaacaacagcaacaatAATACTACGTCTGAAAGGCAAAGTAGTCATTTTAAggttttaaataaaaataaattcttcTCAAGTTCTCCAAGTAAAAAAGTCCTCAATGATACTTCAACATTAAAGACACCCAAGGGCAAGACAACAAGTACTCAACATAGCAACATTTCAAActcaaattcaaaaaataatgctggcattttaaataaagatCAAGCCAGCACTACAAACTCATTTGCATCATCAGATTCACCAAACTCATCTCTTTTATTGTCTTCaaccaaaaataatagaagTGGTCAAAATTCccaacaacaacaacctTTATCAATAAGCTTGGTCGAAATTATGTATTCTTTCgcaaaaataatgaaaacgTCATCATTATATGATTCCTATAAAGCCATCCGGTTACTAAACAATGATATACCACAGCATATTAGGGAAAATATGCCTTGGTGCCAAGCTCAACTAGGTAAATTACATTACGAGTTGGTCAATTACGAGGTCTCCttacaatattttctgAATCTAAAGACTCTGCAACCATCAAGAGTAAAGGACttagaaatatattcaacttTGCTATGGCATTTAAATGATAAGTCAAAACTAAGTATACTATCAAGTGAGTTAATTACTAGTAACCCAAGGATACCGGAGACTTGGTGTTGTTTAGGTAATTTCTTATCTTTACAAAAAAACCATCATGAAGCAATTAAAGCCTTTGAGAAGGCTACACAGGTAGATCCTAAATTTGCATATGCATACACACTACAAGGTCATGAATATACTTCGAGCGATTCATTCGATGTTGCCAAACGTTGCTATAGAAAAGCTATTGCATGTGATCCAGGTCATTATAATGCATATTATGGTCTTGGTATGGTTTCGATGAAGCTAGGCCAATACGAAGAAGCTCTCTTATTCTTTGAAAAAGCTCGTTCAATTAACCCTATTAATGTTGTGTTAGTATGCTGCGGTGGTGTAGCACTAGAAAAGTTAAGCTACCAAGAGAAAGCGCTCCAATATTATGAACTGGCTTGTGAACTACAACCATCCTCTTCTCTTGCAACATTCAAGAGAGCCCATTTATTGTATTCCATGGGAAGATACACTTTagcattgaaattttttgaagaattgaaacATGTTGCTCCGGATGAAGCAACAGTTCATTTCTTATTAGGACAAATATATTCGATATTAGGAAGAAAAAAGGATGCAATTAAGGAATATACTATTGCATTAAACTTGGACCCAAAAGGAAgacaattaataatggaAGCCTTGGAGAAATGTCACACATTGGATTAA
- the TPHA0E00720 gene encoding N-terminal C2 domain-containing protein (similar to Saccharomyces cerevisiae YBL086C; ancestral locus Anc_7.414) has product MKLRGSSKQNRPRFLLSILFKDLINVSSESGSCFIKWALKDGTGTSIHALSSDHKGNHLQLYGINQNTGLTPIQQINNHRVVWGYDLEVPLHIKLYVDNNGVLIGKLLILEVYLDKNTNKTDHTLKQTTSAPNEKKNKLEKVLEPTATELKKTVTAAHAGVTNGPNISQINKSKYELLGTVKIDITDYIRPDEQFSSNRYLLQNSKVNTILQLSMKLKLIRGKYTDFTIKKPSNKPGAKSIAQSGIGDIFQQEDSTIYSSLGGSTKVNGSSESDNLYAASTAGSKVHTSVSSVRPSYLVEDAYMKSLNLSWDRRPGEFNVQECIEDIINGGDGWARNEKGVKLIDLKTYGDREEFQ; this is encoded by the coding sequence atgaAGTTAAGAGGAAGTAGTAAACAGAATAGACCTAGATTTTTGTTGAGTATACTGTTCAAGGATCTCATTAACGTTTCATCAGAGTCAGGGAGTTGTTTCATTAAGTGGGCGTTGAAAGATGGAACTGGTACATCCATCCATGCTCTATCGTCGGATCACAAGGGAAACCATTTGCAACTATATGGGATAAACCAGAATACAGGGCTGACACCAATCCAACAGATAAACAATCACCGTGTTGTGTGGGGTTATGATTTAGAGGTACCTTTACACATCAAGTTATACGTTGACAACAACGGTGTATTAATAGGGAAACTACTTATTTTAGAAGTGTatttagataaaaataCGAATAAGACAGACCACACTTTAAAGCAAACAACATCAGCTCctaatgaaaagaaaaacaaactGGAGAAGGTATTGGAACCCACCGCTACCGAGTTAAAGAAAACAGTCACAGCAGCCCATGCAGGTGTAACGAATGGACCTAATATTAGCCAAATCAATAAATCCAAATACGAACTTCTCGGCACAGTTAAAATAGATATCACAGACTACATCAGGCCAGATGAACAATTTTCTTCGAACAGATATCTTCTGCAGAACTCTAAAGTGAATACAATTTTACAGTTATCtatgaaattaaaactAATCAGAGGTAAATATACTGATTTTACAATAAAGAAACCATCGAATAAACCGGGAGCCAAGTCGATTGCACAGAGTGGCATTGGCGATATTTTCCAACAAGAAGATAGCACAATCTACTCTTCCTTAGGAGGTTCAACCAAAGTGAATGGGTCCAGTGAATCGGACAACCTGTACGCTGCTTCAACCGCCGGATCCAAAGTCCATACTAGTGTATCCAGTGTCAGACCTAGCTATCTTGTTGAAGACGCATACATGAAATCTCTCAACCTGTCCTGGGACAGACGACCCGGTGAGTTCAATGTACAAGAATGCATAGAAGATATCATCAATGGAGGAGATGGATGGGcaagaaatgaaaaaggAGTGAAATTAATAGACTTAAAAACGTATGGCGACAGAGAagaatttcaataa